The Candidatus Thermoplasmatota archaeon genome includes a window with the following:
- a CDS encoding 50S ribosomal protein L30: MVFAVVRIRGTIHIKPDIHKTLQLLRLTRANHCVLLEENEVNKGMLQVVKDYTTWGEITKETLEKLVKSRGMLIGDKPITDEYLKEATSYQSIEQLSEALVEGKISYKDIPEVKPLFRLNPPRKGYEGIKRPVTMGGALGYRGKDINTLIERML, from the coding sequence ATGGTGTTTGCTGTTGTTCGAATCCGTGGGACAATCCATATCAAACCAGATATACATAAAACCCTACAACTACTACGGTTAACTCGGGCAAATCACTGTGTGCTCCTCGAGGAAAACGAGGTGAACAAAGGTATGCTCCAAGTGGTAAAAGATTATACCACCTGGGGAGAAATCACCAAAGAAACCTTAGAAAAACTGGTCAAAAGTCGTGGCATGCTGATTGGTGATAAACCGATTACCGATGAGTACCTCAAGGAAGCAACCTCGTATCAAAGTATTGAACAGCTGTCAGAGGCACTTGTCGAGGGAAAAATCTCGTATAAAGATATTCCTGAGGTGAAACCATTGTTCCGGTTAAACCCCCCTCGAAAAGGATATGAAGGGATTAAACGACCGGTAACCATGGGTGGAGCGCTCGGCTACCGTGGTAAGGACATCAACACTCTTATTGAACGGATGCTGTAG
- a CDS encoding 30S ribosomal protein S5, which yields MPKTRLGQLVKSGQITTMSDALKTGLPIREPELIDLLLPDIEDEVIDVKMVQRMTDSGRRVKFVITVAVGNKNGYVGLGQAKGREVGTSIKKAIDNAKLNIIEVRRGCGSWECGCKTPHTVPFSITGKSGSVEVTFKPAPRGIGLAVGDVAKKILRLAGIQDCWGFTKGQTKTVVNYAKAVYNSLRVNTETRVTPEEIAKINITAGSIQPSSSQDVSQPVATQTEG from the coding sequence ATGCCGAAAACACGACTTGGGCAACTGGTAAAATCTGGTCAGATTACAACCATGAGTGATGCATTAAAAACCGGTCTTCCAATTCGAGAACCTGAACTCATTGATCTGTTACTTCCTGATATCGAAGATGAGGTCATAGACGTAAAAATGGTACAGCGGATGACTGATTCAGGACGTCGTGTAAAATTTGTCATCACTGTTGCAGTGGGTAATAAAAATGGGTATGTTGGTCTTGGTCAGGCAAAAGGTCGTGAGGTTGGAACAAGTATTAAAAAAGCTATTGATAACGCAAAACTGAATATCATCGAAGTTCGACGGGGATGCGGATCCTGGGAATGTGGATGTAAAACCCCACATACTGTTCCTTTTTCAATAACTGGAAAAAGTGGGTCAGTTGAAGTGACGTTTAAACCTGCTCCTCGAGGTATTGGCCTTGCGGTTGGCGATGTTGCAAAAAAGATACTGCGCCTCGCTGGTATTCAAGACTGCTGGGGGTTTACCAAAGGACAAACAAAAACTGTCGTCAATTATGCGAAAGCCGTGTACAACTCTCTTCGGGTGAACACTGAGACGCGGGTTACCCCTGAGGAGATTGCAAAGATTAACATTACCGCTGGAAGCATCCAACCATCATCATCTCAGGATGTATCGCAACCAGTGGCTACTCAAACGGAGGGATAA
- a CDS encoding 50S ribosomal protein L18 has translation MKAGPRYHVKPRRHRQGRTDYRKRLKLLKSKKPRIVARRSLQYIRVQVIAFDQSGDKVLASAFSKELTTKYAWKYSSAATPAAYLTGLLAGVRAKQHGITEGILDIGRNKPTKGNTLFAALKGVVDAGIVCPHDPEMLPSEERILGKHLNADIAAAVEAVKTKILQGGKE, from the coding sequence ATGAAGGCAGGTCCACGATATCATGTCAAACCACGACGACATCGTCAGGGACGAACTGACTACCGAAAACGATTAAAGCTACTGAAATCAAAAAAACCACGGATTGTTGCCCGAAGATCGCTACAGTATATCAGAGTACAAGTCATTGCATTTGATCAGAGTGGAGACAAGGTTCTTGCCTCTGCGTTTTCAAAAGAACTCACGACAAAATATGCATGGAAATATTCATCAGCTGCGACACCTGCTGCATATCTTACCGGTCTGCTTGCAGGAGTGCGCGCAAAACAACATGGAATTACCGAAGGAATTTTAGATATCGGACGAAATAAACCAACGAAGGGAAACACCCTCTTTGCCGCATTAAAAGGTGTTGTTGATGCAGGAATTGTCTGCCCACATGACCCTGAAATGTTGCCCTCTGAAGAGAGAATCCTTGGGAAACATTTGAATGCTGATATTGCAGCTGCTGTTGAAGCAGTAAAAACTAAAATACTTCAAGGAGGTAAGGAATGA
- a CDS encoding 50S ribosomal protein L19e, whose amino-acid sequence MTDLRNQRRMAADILKCGQNRVWMDPDRLDEIAKAVTRHDVSILINGGAIKAQPIKGISRGRKNYLKKQREKGRRRGIGSRKGKKYARLPRKERWIRTIRPLRTYLRELRDTKTITPHVYRLYYQKAKGGEFRNKQYLKTRLIADGILKEEKQ is encoded by the coding sequence ATGACTGATCTTCGAAATCAACGACGTATGGCAGCAGATATCTTAAAATGTGGTCAAAACCGGGTGTGGATGGATCCTGACCGGCTTGACGAAATAGCAAAAGCAGTAACTAGACATGATGTTTCAATTCTCATTAACGGTGGTGCTATCAAAGCACAACCAATCAAAGGGATATCTCGTGGTCGAAAAAACTATTTAAAAAAGCAACGGGAGAAAGGACGGCGACGAGGGATTGGATCTCGAAAAGGAAAAAAATATGCACGATTGCCTCGTAAAGAACGATGGATTCGAACGATTCGACCGTTACGAACCTATCTCCGCGAGCTCCGTGATACGAAAACCATTACACCTCATGTGTATCGACTCTATTATCAAAAAGCAAAAGGTGGAGAATTCCGGAACAAACAATACCTGAAAACACGGCTGATTGCAGATGGTATTCTTAAGGAGGAAAAACAATGA
- a CDS encoding 50S ribosomal protein L32e: MTKKDVIKEFTSLKGVGEAKAELLYSHGYDSMEKLRRASVEDLTKIKGISKKNASDIIEQLHQKPEHKKEKKPEKKDTEEKTKPTETKKAVEEKEKTEDSDKKSSVQDEVEIVDETEQRYKPKIKPVVTDDLKRQLRIRKQLKKRTPEFLREEWFRYKRIPRNWRAPDGYTSKMRRNFKYRPSKVRIGFKGPHDVRGLHPSGFSEVIIHTPAELDKLDPKTQAARIGATVGTKKRQEIAKKAQERNIRVLNMKV; the protein is encoded by the coding sequence ATGACGAAAAAAGACGTTATTAAAGAATTTACTTCGTTAAAAGGAGTTGGAGAAGCAAAAGCTGAACTACTCTATAGCCACGGGTATGATTCAATGGAAAAACTCCGACGTGCAAGCGTTGAAGATCTGACAAAAATTAAAGGTATTTCAAAGAAAAACGCATCAGACATTATTGAACAATTACACCAAAAACCTGAACACAAAAAAGAAAAGAAACCGGAAAAAAAAGATACCGAAGAGAAAACAAAACCGACCGAAACAAAAAAAGCGGTAGAAGAAAAAGAAAAAACCGAAGATTCAGATAAAAAATCTTCGGTACAAGATGAAGTTGAAATTGTTGATGAAACAGAACAGCGCTACAAACCAAAAATTAAACCAGTAGTAACCGATGATCTCAAACGACAGCTTCGTATTCGGAAACAACTGAAAAAACGAACTCCTGAGTTTTTACGAGAAGAATGGTTCCGCTATAAACGGATTCCCCGGAACTGGCGTGCTCCTGACGGGTATACCTCAAAGATGCGAAGAAACTTCAAATACCGACCAAGTAAAGTCCGTATTGGATTTAAAGGACCTCATGATGTCCGAGGATTGCATCCCTCAGGTTTTTCAGAAGTGATTATCCATACTCCAGCTGAACTTGACAAACTCGATCCGAAAACCCAGGCAGCACGAATCGGTGCGACCGTTGGAACGAAAAAACGTCAGGAAATTGCAAAAAAAGCTCAAGAACGTAACATTCGTGTATTAAATATGAAGGTGTAA
- a CDS encoding 50S ribosomal protein L6, whose protein sequence is MSEKTELKETIKIPEHVTATYAQGVMTIKGPHGELTRTMNHPKLEIQLHDGCIEIICRGTIHRKEKALVGTYRAHVRNMIKGVTEGYTYTMKTVYSHFPIKTSVDKNRVVIQNFLGERAPRYAEICDNVKVEVKGDIVIVSGIDREKVGQTAANIERATKVKNRDVRVFQDGIYLTSTRG, encoded by the coding sequence ATGTCTGAAAAAACCGAACTGAAGGAAACTATCAAAATCCCAGAACACGTAACAGCGACCTATGCACAAGGTGTCATGACGATCAAAGGACCTCATGGTGAGCTGACTCGTACCATGAATCACCCCAAACTTGAAATTCAGCTGCACGACGGTTGTATTGAAATCATCTGCCGCGGTACGATCCATCGGAAAGAAAAAGCATTAGTCGGTACGTATCGAGCACATGTTCGAAATATGATCAAAGGCGTAACCGAAGGATATACTTACACGATGAAAACCGTATATTCACATTTCCCAATCAAAACAAGTGTCGATAAAAACAGAGTAGTGATTCAAAACTTCCTTGGCGAACGCGCACCACGATATGCTGAGATTTGCGACAACGTCAAAGTTGAAGTCAAAGGAGATATCGTCATTGTTTCTGGTATTGACCGGGAAAAAGTTGGACAAACAGCTGCAAATATCGAACGAGCGACCAAGGTAAAAAATCGAGATGTCCGTGTGTTCCAAGACGGCATTTATCTAACTAGTACGCGAGGGTAA
- a CDS encoding 30S ribosomal protein S8: MLNDPLADALSTIKNAQMRGMSTCTIRPSSKLIGGVLTVLKEKGYLENYEYVDDGKAGAFQVKLKGNINNCGVIKPRYPIKREEMEKWESRYLPARDFGLLIMTTTEGILSHYEARQKGIGGKLLAFIY; the protein is encoded by the coding sequence ATGTTAAATGATCCACTTGCAGATGCATTATCAACCATCAAAAATGCTCAGATGCGTGGGATGAGTACCTGTACGATTCGTCCCTCATCAAAACTGATTGGTGGCGTTCTTACTGTTTTAAAAGAAAAAGGATACTTAGAAAATTACGAATACGTTGATGATGGAAAAGCTGGAGCATTTCAGGTCAAACTGAAAGGAAATATCAACAATTGCGGTGTCATAAAACCACGGTATCCCATTAAACGAGAAGAGATGGAAAAATGGGAATCACGGTATCTCCCAGCGCGTGATTTCGGACTCCTCATTATGACAACCACTGAAGGAATCTTGTCGCATTATGAAGCTCGACAGAAAGGCATCGGAGGAAAATTACTCGCGTTTATTTACTAA